In a genomic window of Sulfurimonas denitrificans DSM 1251:
- the ccoN gene encoding cytochrome-c oxidase, cbb3-type subunit I — translation MENRPLEYDYTIAKMFMLTTIVLGIVGMLIGVILAFQLAYPGLNLILGDNLAEYTNFSRLRPLHTDAVIFGFTLSGVFATWYYVGQRVLKVSMAESKLLMALGKLHFWLYLAVVAAVVVSLFAGVTTSKEYAEFEWPIDIGVVVVWVLFGMSIFGLIGIRREKSLYISVWYYIATFLGIAMLYLFNNMEIPTMFATSPAGESGIGAWYHSVSMYAGTNDALVQWWYGHNAVAFGFTVPIVAMIYYFLPKESGQAIYSYKLSLLSFWGLMFVYLWAGGHHLLYSTVPDWMQTMGSIFSVILILPSWGSAINMLLTMKGEWQQVAASPLIKFMILASTFYMFSTLEGPIQAIKSVNAIAHFTDWIVGHVHDGVLGWVGFMIMAALYHMAPRVFKREIYSKAIMTAQFWIQTLGVVLYFTSMWIAGITQGMMWRAHDEFGNLAYSFIDTVTVLHPYYTIRGIGGLLYLVGFLMFAYNIYKTMSSRPVEERELQNASPMGA, via the coding sequence ATGGAAAATCGTCCATTAGAGTACGACTACACAATTGCTAAGATGTTTATGCTTACAACCATCGTCTTAGGAATTGTCGGAATGCTCATCGGTGTAATATTAGCATTTCAACTTGCATATCCAGGGTTAAATTTAATACTTGGGGATAATCTAGCTGAATATACTAACTTCAGTCGTCTTCGTCCGCTGCATACAGATGCAGTAATATTTGGCTTTACACTAAGTGGTGTTTTTGCTACTTGGTATTATGTAGGTCAGCGTGTTTTAAAAGTATCGATGGCAGAATCAAAGCTACTTATGGCTTTGGGAAAACTTCATTTTTGGCTCTATTTAGCAGTTGTAGCTGCTGTTGTTGTTTCTCTTTTTGCGGGAGTTACTACTTCAAAAGAGTATGCTGAATTTGAGTGGCCTATAGATATTGGCGTAGTTGTTGTTTGGGTTTTATTTGGTATGAGTATTTTTGGTCTTATCGGTATCCGCCGTGAAAAATCACTCTACATATCTGTATGGTACTATATAGCAACGTTCTTAGGAATAGCTATGCTTTATCTATTTAACAATATGGAAATTCCTACAATGTTCGCTACTTCACCAGCAGGTGAGAGCGGGATAGGTGCATGGTATCACTCTGTATCAATGTATGCAGGAACAAATGACGCTCTAGTTCAGTGGTGGTATGGTCATAATGCAGTTGCATTTGGTTTTACAGTTCCTATCGTTGCTATGATTTACTACTTTTTACCAAAAGAGTCAGGTCAGGCAATCTACTCGTATAAACTCTCATTATTGTCTTTTTGGGGACTAATGTTTGTTTATTTATGGGCTGGTGGACACCACTTGCTATACTCAACTGTTCCAGACTGGATGCAGACAATGGGTTCGATTTTCTCTGTAATTTTGATTCTTCCATCATGGGGTTCAGCTATAAATATGCTCCTTACAATGAAGGGTGAGTGGCAACAAGTTGCAGCGTCTCCACTTATTAAGTTTATGATTTTAGCTTCAACTTTCTACATGTTCTCAACATTAGAGGGACCAATTCAAGCGATTAAATCAGTTAACGCTATTGCTCACTTTACTGACTGGATTGTTGGTCACGTACATGATGGTGTTCTTGGTTGGGTTGGCTTTATGATAATGGCAGCTCTATACCATATGGCTCCTCGTGTATTTAAACGTGAAATTTACTCTAAAGCGATTATGACGGCACAATTTTGGATTCAAACGTTAGGTGTTGTTCTGTACTTTACTTCTATGTGGATTGCAGGGATTACACAAGGGATGATGTGGCGTGCTCATGATGAGTTTGGTAACTTAGCTTACTCATTCATAGATACTGTAACAGTTCTTCACCCTTACTATACTATTCGTGGAATAGGCGGTCTTTTATACCTAGTTGGTTTCTTGATGTTTGCTTATAACATCTATAAGACTATGTCTTCTCGCCCTGTTGAAGAGCGTGAATTACAAAATGCATCGCCTATGGGCGCTTAA